A single region of the Halopiger xanaduensis SH-6 genome encodes:
- a CDS encoding ABC transporter substrate-binding protein, which translates to MTSNATELADATEPTAVDFQLNWEPNGFQAPYFLARERGFYADEGLEVRFVEGHGSPFAAEQAAKGRAEFALAGASAVLSVQSRGLEPLAVAAVTGKTPAAIYTLRDVFGEPLEEPAQLAGCTIAPSATKTRILAAQLLEDAGIRDEVELLGVDDHTHHRVQHKLLEGDVDAAVGVVTNGYELEREHDRTADELPIGDRLGVYGMTIVTDPAFADENPETVRAFLRGTARGWEAATTDPEAAIDVLVARNATLERTRDVERRKFETAARDLQFTDVVRRRGWGLHDGQRWRRLGRTLAETDLLEGGIDADSVWTNEFVETDDPVLANYADRVDG; encoded by the coding sequence ATGACGTCGAACGCGACGGAACTGGCGGACGCCACGGAGCCGACGGCAGTCGACTTCCAGCTCAACTGGGAGCCCAACGGCTTCCAGGCGCCGTACTTCCTCGCGCGCGAGCGGGGCTTCTACGCGGACGAGGGCCTCGAGGTGCGGTTCGTCGAAGGCCACGGCTCGCCCTTCGCCGCCGAGCAGGCCGCGAAGGGCCGGGCCGAGTTTGCCCTCGCGGGAGCCAGCGCCGTCCTCTCGGTCCAGAGCCGTGGCCTCGAGCCGCTGGCGGTCGCCGCCGTCACCGGGAAGACCCCCGCTGCGATCTACACGCTGCGGGACGTCTTCGGCGAGCCGCTCGAGGAGCCCGCCCAGCTCGCCGGCTGCACGATCGCGCCGTCGGCCACGAAGACGCGCATCCTCGCGGCGCAGTTGCTCGAGGACGCAGGCATCCGCGACGAGGTCGAACTGCTCGGGGTCGACGACCACACGCACCACCGCGTCCAGCACAAGCTGCTCGAGGGCGACGTGGACGCGGCGGTCGGCGTCGTGACCAACGGCTACGAACTCGAGCGCGAACACGATCGGACGGCCGACGAACTCCCGATCGGCGACCGCCTCGGCGTCTACGGCATGACGATCGTCACCGACCCCGCGTTCGCCGACGAGAACCCCGAGACGGTACGGGCCTTCCTCCGCGGGACGGCGCGGGGCTGGGAGGCGGCGACGACCGATCCCGAGGCGGCGATCGACGTCCTCGTCGCGCGTAATGCGACGCTCGAGCGCACCAGAGACGTCGAACGCCGGAAGTTCGAGACGGCCGCGCGGGACCTCCAGTTCACCGACGTCGTCCGCCGGCGCGGCTGGGGCCTCCACGACGGACAGCGGTGGCGTCGGCTCGGGCGAACGCTTGCGGAGACGGACCTGCTCGAGGGCGGGATCGACGCCGATTCGGTGTGGACGAACGAGTTCGTGGAAACGGACGATCCGGTCCTCGCGAACTACGCGGACCGGGTGGACGGCTAG
- a CDS encoding cold-shock protein, translating to MANGKVDFFNDTGGYGFIDTEDADEDVFFHMEDVGGEDLTEGTEIEFDIEQAPKGPRATNVVRQ from the coding sequence ATGGCAAACGGTAAGGTTGATTTCTTCAACGATACTGGCGGCTACGGTTTCATCGATACTGAGGACGCGGACGAGGACGTTTTCTTCCACATGGAGGACGTCGGCGGCGAGGACCTCACGGAAGGCACCGAGATCGAATTCGACATCGAGCAGGCCCCCAAGGGTCCGCGCGCGACGAACGTCGTTCGACAGTAA
- a CDS encoding ABC transporter ATP-binding protein — protein MIDLENVTVTFDEFTAVADIDLRIDEGEFVTVVGPSGCGKTTLLRTIGGLQEPTAGRVRIDGRSPAAAQAAADLGFVFQRHTLLPWKTALENVTFLRKLADQPANEGDARALLRSMGLEGFEDARPAELSGGMRQRVAIARALHLGADVLLMDEPFGELDEITRDELGVEIRDLWRRERKTVVFVTHSVPEAVFLADRCLVMRDRPGRLEAAFEIDLPDPRDASVFGSRAFQEQVAQVRETLHESYEADARASDD, from the coding sequence ATGATCGACCTCGAGAACGTCACCGTCACCTTCGACGAGTTCACCGCCGTCGCCGATATCGATCTGCGGATCGACGAGGGCGAGTTCGTCACCGTCGTCGGCCCCTCGGGCTGCGGGAAGACGACGCTCCTGCGGACGATCGGCGGTCTGCAGGAGCCGACGGCCGGCCGGGTTCGGATCGACGGTCGCTCGCCCGCCGCCGCGCAGGCCGCGGCCGACCTCGGCTTCGTCTTTCAGCGCCACACCCTCCTCCCGTGGAAGACGGCCCTCGAGAACGTTACCTTCCTCCGGAAACTGGCCGACCAGCCCGCGAACGAGGGCGACGCGCGGGCCTTGCTCCGATCGATGGGACTCGAGGGATTCGAGGACGCCCGGCCGGCCGAACTCTCCGGCGGGATGCGACAGCGGGTCGCGATCGCCCGGGCGCTACACCTGGGCGCCGACGTCCTCCTGATGGACGAACCGTTCGGCGAACTCGACGAGATCACGCGCGACGAACTCGGCGTCGAGATTCGGGACCTCTGGCGCCGCGAGCGCAAGACCGTCGTGTTCGTCACTCACAGCGTCCCGGAGGCGGTGTTTCTCGCCGACCGCTGTCTCGTCATGCGCGACCGGCCGGGCCGGCTCGAGGCGGCGTTCGAGATCGATCTTCCCGACCCTCGCGACGCGTCGGTCTTCGGCTCGCGAGCGTTCCAGGAGCAGGTCGCGCAGGTTCGGGAGACGCTCCACGAGAGCTACGAGGCGGACGCGAGGGCGAGCGATGACTGA
- a CDS encoding ABC transporter substrate-binding protein, translating to MARFRHTRRRFLAATGTAAVAGCLGGDADGEGNGDGGDGGGGNGNATAPADGAGTDGESESEPADADGAELEVTDVTLLLNWQINGLHAPYVAAREEGFYDEEGFETVEIESGDGSDFAANQAGLGNVEFAVSSPDQLLNVNSRGLSPRCVGVVMQRNPNVVFATRDGFGELDDPAQLEDATVGSGPGMVRQMTQAYLEHHGVLESVEYVDTGFDTVQQLLSGEVDAAGGVFGDVVDAEHQGAEVDVLSIHEAIPSYGHVIATDEGFASDNGATVRAFLRATARGAVWATQNPEAAIGHLVAVQAELEEVRENQRDKWERMHAEYMRSDAVAERGWGWSESEPWQATYETLADSDVLEGEVDPETVWTNDYLDAESEYVGDYAELTDS from the coding sequence ATGGCACGATTTCGCCACACGCGCCGTCGATTCCTCGCAGCGACCGGAACGGCGGCGGTAGCCGGTTGTCTCGGGGGAGACGCGGACGGTGAGGGGAACGGAGACGGCGGAGACGGCGGCGGTGGAAACGGAAACGCCACCGCACCGGCCGACGGAGCCGGGACCGACGGCGAATCCGAGAGCGAACCTGCTGACGCCGACGGCGCCGAACTCGAGGTAACCGACGTCACGCTGTTGCTCAACTGGCAGATCAACGGTCTCCACGCGCCCTACGTCGCGGCACGCGAGGAGGGGTTCTACGACGAGGAAGGGTTCGAGACCGTCGAGATCGAGAGCGGCGACGGCTCGGACTTCGCCGCTAACCAGGCCGGCCTCGGCAACGTCGAGTTCGCGGTCTCGAGCCCCGACCAGCTCCTCAACGTCAACAGCCGCGGGCTCTCGCCCCGGTGCGTCGGCGTCGTCATGCAGCGCAACCCCAACGTCGTCTTCGCCACCCGCGACGGGTTCGGCGAACTCGACGATCCGGCGCAACTCGAGGACGCGACGGTCGGCAGCGGCCCCGGGATGGTCCGGCAGATGACGCAGGCCTACCTCGAGCACCACGGCGTCCTCGAGAGCGTCGAGTACGTCGACACGGGCTTCGACACGGTTCAGCAACTGCTGTCGGGCGAGGTCGACGCCGCGGGCGGCGTGTTCGGCGACGTCGTCGACGCCGAGCACCAGGGGGCCGAGGTCGACGTCCTCTCGATCCACGAGGCGATCCCCTCCTACGGGCACGTGATCGCCACCGACGAGGGGTTCGCGTCCGACAACGGGGCCACCGTCCGCGCGTTCCTCCGGGCGACCGCGCGCGGTGCCGTCTGGGCGACGCAAAATCCCGAGGCCGCGATCGGTCACCTCGTCGCAGTTCAGGCGGAGCTCGAGGAGGTGCGCGAGAACCAGCGCGACAAGTGGGAGCGGATGCACGCCGAGTACATGCGGTCGGACGCCGTCGCCGAACGGGGCTGGGGGTGGAGCGAGTCCGAGCCGTGGCAGGCGACCTACGAGACGCTCGCGGACAGCGACGTGCTCGAGGGCGAGGTCGATCCGGAGACGGTGTGGACGAACGACTACCTCGACGCGGAGTCGGAGTACGTCGGCGATTACGCGGAACTGACCGACTCGTGA
- a CDS encoding ABC transporter substrate-binding protein, giving the protein MSYSDTVRVFHLPFSFMLPQRVAAERGYFAEEGLDVELLERDRREVDRKYIPADWTLTGDDDVDLYPVCKWESLRRTWSLEDGRIVAHGAFADLPYTLHVRPESNFETPADLANVPVAVNRRTGQEYTAMRALEEHLPPEDVELEHYGMPTDRLRALRDGEVDAATLLDPHSTLADQLGLERLLEFPNHIGVVGAEGLEGETLDAFMRAYERAVETINANPDAFREEYLEMLEKDATVAPDLFEDVNLDALRESVTVPEYETPEIAAADDLAGQLEWMQDRELIDGGAEIETIVAPPTHE; this is encoded by the coding sequence ATGTCATACAGTGACACGGTGCGGGTGTTTCACCTCCCGTTCTCGTTCATGCTTCCCCAGCGGGTCGCGGCCGAACGCGGCTACTTCGCCGAGGAGGGGCTGGACGTCGAACTGCTCGAGCGCGACCGACGAGAGGTCGACCGGAAGTACATCCCGGCGGACTGGACGCTGACCGGCGACGACGACGTCGACCTCTACCCGGTCTGCAAGTGGGAGAGTCTGCGACGGACGTGGTCGCTCGAGGACGGCCGGATCGTCGCCCACGGGGCATTCGCCGACCTACCGTACACGCTGCACGTCCGCCCGGAATCGAACTTCGAGACGCCCGCGGACCTCGCGAACGTCCCCGTCGCGGTCAACCGGCGGACGGGCCAGGAGTACACCGCGATGCGCGCGCTCGAGGAGCACCTGCCCCCCGAGGACGTCGAACTCGAACACTACGGCATGCCGACCGACCGGCTTCGGGCGCTTCGCGACGGCGAGGTCGACGCGGCGACGCTGCTCGACCCTCACAGTACGCTCGCCGATCAGTTGGGGCTCGAGCGCCTCCTCGAGTTCCCGAACCACATCGGCGTCGTCGGCGCCGAAGGACTCGAGGGGGAGACCCTCGACGCGTTCATGCGGGCCTACGAGCGCGCCGTCGAGACGATCAACGCCAACCCCGACGCGTTCCGCGAGGAGTACCTCGAGATGCTTGAGAAGGACGCTACGGTCGCGCCCGACCTCTTCGAGGATGTCAACCTCGACGCGCTCCGGGAGTCGGTGACGGTGCCGGAGTACGAGACGCCCGAGATCGCGGCCGCGGACGACCTCGCGGGCCAACTCGAGTGGATGCAGGATCGCGAGCTGATCGACGGCGGGGCGGAGATCGAGACGATCGTCGCGCCGCCGACCCACGAGTAA
- a CDS encoding ABC transporter permease, whose amino-acid sequence MTDGRADHRRRQVRAPTATRTGVVRDVLVGVGRRVLPPAVVLAALLAAWHAVVVAYEIPTLVLPSPREVALALLETYPMLLGDAAVTGATAALGLGAGGVVGLALAFAMTHSRTATRTLLPYVVALRIAPVIAVAPLLFLWLGRGIPARAALVATLTTFPVTIAALDGLRETPDAYLDLADSVGASRLETFLFVRVPAAAPSVVAGFKIASALSVVGTVVAEFVTLRAGLGARVFETATYLETAETYAALVVLSGLGIGFYLVPVALERLCWAEA is encoded by the coding sequence ATGACCGACGGACGAGCCGACCACCGACGACGGCAGGTTCGGGCGCCGACAGCGACGCGAACGGGAGTCGTCCGCGACGTGCTCGTCGGCGTCGGCCGGCGCGTCCTGCCGCCGGCGGTCGTCCTCGCGGCCCTGCTCGCCGCGTGGCACGCCGTCGTCGTCGCCTACGAGATTCCGACGCTCGTCCTCCCGTCGCCCCGCGAGGTCGCGCTGGCGCTGCTCGAGACCTACCCAATGCTGCTCGGCGACGCGGCCGTGACGGGCGCGACCGCTGCGCTCGGGTTGGGTGCCGGCGGTGTCGTCGGCCTCGCGCTCGCCTTCGCGATGACCCACTCGCGGACGGCGACCCGCACCCTGCTGCCCTACGTCGTCGCCCTGCGGATCGCGCCGGTGATCGCGGTCGCTCCCCTCCTCTTCCTCTGGCTGGGACGGGGGATACCGGCTCGAGCGGCGCTGGTCGCGACCCTGACGACGTTTCCGGTGACGATCGCCGCGCTGGACGGGCTGCGGGAGACGCCCGACGCGTACCTCGACCTCGCCGACTCCGTGGGTGCCTCGCGGCTCGAGACGTTTCTGTTCGTCCGGGTCCCCGCAGCGGCCCCGAGCGTCGTCGCCGGGTTCAAGATCGCGAGCGCGCTCTCGGTCGTCGGAACCGTCGTCGCCGAGTTCGTCACCCTGCGGGCCGGCCTCGGGGCCCGCGTCTTCGAGACCGCGACCTACCTCGAGACGGCAGAGACCTACGCCGCGCTCGTCGTCCTCTCGGGGCTCGGGATCGGGTTCTACCTGGTGCCGGTGGCGCTCGAGCGGCTGTGTTGGGCGGAAGCGTGA
- a CDS encoding ABC transporter permease — MTESESAADRPGRPDRPAPLETGSDADRRRAAADVLAPAAALAIGVLCWWVVTAVGTVPAFILPSPTAVAAQLLGNPDLYAQNALSTLEKVVYGGSVGIATGFLLAVLVAYLPWVRTAVYPYLVAVRVLPKIAVAPLLLIYLGTGTETAIVFVALITFFPLVLNTAAGLDRAPTEHRELLRSVDAGALERIAYVDLPYALPDVFAGLKQSVTLAVVGAVVGEWVIADDGLGFLVLMGSENVRPEVMLAALSVLLALGLALYGSVVLVQRGVRRWLGFDATDRG, encoded by the coding sequence ATGACTGAAAGCGAGTCCGCGGCCGATCGGCCCGGTCGGCCCGATCGGCCGGCGCCGCTCGAGACCGGTTCCGACGCCGACCGACGACGCGCTGCAGCCGACGTCCTCGCACCGGCGGCCGCGCTCGCGATCGGCGTCCTGTGCTGGTGGGTCGTCACGGCCGTCGGCACCGTCCCCGCGTTCATCCTCCCGTCGCCGACCGCCGTTGCAGCGCAGTTGCTCGGCAATCCCGACCTGTACGCGCAGAACGCGCTGTCGACGCTCGAGAAGGTCGTCTACGGCGGCAGCGTCGGGATCGCGACCGGCTTCCTGCTGGCGGTACTGGTCGCGTACCTGCCGTGGGTTCGGACCGCCGTCTACCCCTACCTCGTGGCCGTGCGCGTGCTGCCGAAGATCGCCGTCGCGCCGCTGCTGTTGATCTACCTCGGCACGGGAACGGAGACGGCGATCGTTTTCGTCGCGCTCATCACGTTCTTCCCGCTGGTTCTGAACACCGCGGCGGGGCTCGACAGGGCGCCGACCGAACACCGCGAACTGCTGCGCTCGGTCGACGCCGGCGCGCTCGAGCGGATCGCCTACGTCGACCTGCCGTACGCGCTGCCGGACGTCTTTGCGGGACTCAAGCAGTCGGTGACGCTCGCGGTCGTCGGCGCCGTCGTCGGCGAGTGGGTGATCGCGGACGACGGGCTGGGCTTTCTCGTGTTGATGGGCTCGGAGAACGTCCGGCCCGAGGTGATGTTGGCCGCGCTGTCGGTGCTGCTCGCGCTCGGATTGGCGCTCTACGGGTCGGTCGTGCTCGTTCAGCGCGGGGTCCGGCGGTGGCTGGGGTTCGACGCGACGGACCGCGGCTGA
- a CDS encoding VOC family protein, with product MRAVDHINVDVDDLEASYAFYRDVLDLEVRRPPSDFKGEHAMFQVGETVVTLAETGRADGWDERGLAHPLDKAHLAFETDREEYEALMDELNGQFPNQGPYDWDEFEGFYFLDPDGNLLEVITYEPPTGERERPLLTHDDVE from the coding sequence ATGCGAGCCGTCGATCACATCAACGTCGACGTCGACGACCTCGAGGCCAGCTACGCGTTCTACCGCGACGTGCTGGATCTCGAGGTGCGCCGTCCGCCGTCGGACTTCAAGGGAGAACACGCGATGTTCCAGGTCGGCGAAACTGTCGTCACGCTGGCTGAAACCGGCCGCGCGGACGGGTGGGACGAACGCGGACTCGCACACCCGCTGGATAAGGCCCACCTCGCGTTCGAGACCGACCGCGAGGAGTACGAGGCCCTGATGGACGAGTTGAACGGCCAGTTTCCCAATCAAGGGCCCTACGACTGGGACGAGTTCGAGGGGTTCTACTTTCTCGATCCGGACGGCAATCTGCTCGAGGTTATCACCTACGAACCGCCCACGGGCGAACGCGAGCGGCCGCTGCTGACCCACGACGACGTCGAATGA
- a CDS encoding cupin domain-containing protein has protein sequence MDHVKAADAALEEVADGVYLGDLSTGDRASMKYWRVEPGATLPSHEHEHEQIGYVLQGTLTAIVDGGEVVLEEGDAYRFPSNERHGAENRSDEPAVGLGVLSPPRTVPDWRE, from the coding sequence ATGGACCACGTGAAGGCGGCGGACGCCGCCCTCGAGGAGGTCGCGGACGGCGTCTACCTCGGCGATCTCTCGACGGGCGACCGCGCGAGCATGAAGTACTGGCGCGTCGAACCCGGCGCGACGCTGCCCAGCCACGAGCACGAGCACGAACAGATCGGCTACGTGCTTCAGGGGACGCTAACGGCGATCGTGGACGGCGGCGAGGTCGTCCTCGAGGAAGGGGACGCCTACCGGTTCCCGAGCAACGAGCGCCACGGTGCCGAAAACCGGAGCGACGAACCCGCCGTCGGACTCGGAGTGCTCTCCCCGCCGCGGACGGTGCCGGACTGGCGTGAGTAG
- the fdhF gene encoding formate dehydrogenase subunit alpha has translation MSSDNQDTVKTICPYCGVGCGIQVRQGEEPGDVQFMPWGEAPVNEGRICIKGGAATEVVDHEDRLTDPLIKEDGEFREASWEECFEYIVDELERIREEYGPDATGFFGSSKTMNEENYLLQKLARRYGTNNVDNCTRMCHASTVWALRTSLGAGAMTNSMRDLREECDLFWIQGANPGEQHPIANSQYFRQAVLDGATVIQVDPHANKTTRSFQIDDTDRHQHLQLNPGTDIPLLNIVLKTILEHHEENPEDGWIDEEFVEARTEGFDHLQETLEDFDKEAAAEECGLPLEDIELAAKKYAEADNAAIFTGMGMSQHACGVDNVQNEINLALITGNLGRAGTGVNPLRGQNNVQGTCDVGAMPNVLPGYQLVDDDEARTRVEDVWGFEIPDEPGLTNVEISHQFGEAVKGLYVMGENPIMSEPDANQVAERIQDLEFMVVQDIFMTETAQYADVVLPATTWAERGGTVTNTDRRVQRMRGVEKVHENTKHDLEILSEVGTRLFDEGFDFEDSEAVFEELRQVCPIYHGMTYDLLGEEGLHWPCYQPGDEGDPFLYEHEFDTESGKGHIEGVNHQPPRETPDDEYPLILTTARLEEHYNTGTMSRRSPTLNRQTPENFVDVHPNDAERYGIEDGEKVLLKSRRGEITVEAQVTEDIKEGSVWTTPHFAAASANRLTNDVLDERSKIPEYKAAAADIEVGLEPAPDAESAADD, from the coding sequence ATGTCCAGCGACAACCAAGACACCGTCAAGACGATCTGTCCGTACTGCGGCGTCGGTTGCGGAATCCAGGTACGGCAGGGTGAGGAACCGGGCGACGTACAGTTCATGCCCTGGGGCGAGGCGCCGGTCAACGAGGGCCGGATCTGCATCAAGGGCGGGGCGGCGACCGAGGTCGTCGACCACGAGGATCGGCTGACCGACCCGCTGATAAAGGAGGACGGGGAGTTCCGCGAAGCGAGCTGGGAGGAGTGTTTCGAGTACATCGTCGACGAACTCGAGCGCATCCGCGAGGAGTACGGCCCGGACGCGACGGGCTTTTTCGGCTCCTCGAAGACGATGAACGAGGAGAACTACCTCCTCCAGAAGCTCGCGCGCCGGTACGGGACGAACAACGTCGACAACTGCACCCGGATGTGTCACGCCTCGACCGTCTGGGCGCTGCGCACGAGTCTGGGCGCGGGCGCGATGACCAACAGCATGCGCGACCTCCGGGAGGAGTGCGACCTGTTCTGGATCCAGGGGGCGAACCCGGGCGAACAGCATCCGATCGCGAACAGCCAGTACTTCCGCCAGGCCGTCCTCGACGGCGCGACGGTCATCCAGGTCGACCCCCACGCCAACAAGACGACCCGGTCGTTCCAGATCGACGACACCGACCGCCACCAGCACCTGCAACTGAATCCGGGGACCGACATCCCGCTGCTGAATATCGTCCTCAAGACGATCCTCGAGCACCACGAGGAAAACCCCGAGGACGGCTGGATCGACGAGGAGTTCGTCGAGGCCCGAACGGAGGGGTTCGACCACCTGCAGGAGACCCTCGAGGACTTCGACAAGGAAGCCGCCGCCGAGGAGTGTGGCCTCCCGCTCGAGGACATCGAACTGGCCGCGAAGAAGTACGCCGAGGCCGACAACGCGGCCATCTTCACCGGGATGGGCATGAGCCAGCACGCCTGCGGCGTCGACAACGTGCAAAACGAGATCAACCTCGCGCTAATCACGGGCAACCTCGGCCGCGCCGGCACGGGGGTCAACCCGCTGCGCGGCCAGAACAACGTGCAGGGAACCTGTGACGTCGGCGCGATGCCGAACGTGCTGCCGGGCTACCAGCTCGTCGACGACGATGAGGCGCGGACCCGGGTCGAGGACGTCTGGGGATTCGAGATCCCCGACGAACCGGGGCTGACGAACGTCGAAATCTCCCACCAGTTCGGCGAGGCGGTCAAGGGACTGTACGTCATGGGCGAGAACCCCATCATGTCCGAACCGGACGCGAATCAGGTCGCCGAGCGGATCCAGGATCTCGAGTTCATGGTGGTCCAGGACATCTTCATGACCGAAACCGCCCAGTACGCCGACGTCGTCCTGCCGGCGACGACCTGGGCCGAGCGCGGCGGCACCGTCACCAACACCGACCGGCGCGTCCAGCGCATGCGCGGCGTCGAGAAGGTCCACGAGAACACGAAACACGACCTCGAGATCCTCTCGGAAGTCGGGACCCGCCTCTTCGACGAGGGGTTTGACTTCGAGGACTCCGAGGCGGTCTTCGAGGAACTCCGGCAGGTCTGCCCGATCTACCACGGGATGACCTACGACCTGCTCGGCGAGGAGGGCCTGCACTGGCCCTGCTACCAGCCCGGTGACGAGGGCGACCCGTTCCTCTACGAACACGAGTTCGACACCGAGAGCGGTAAGGGCCACATCGAGGGCGTCAACCACCAGCCGCCCCGGGAGACCCCCGACGACGAGTACCCGCTGATCCTCACGACGGCCCGACTCGAGGAGCACTACAACACCGGGACGATGAGCCGCCGGTCGCCGACGCTCAACCGGCAGACGCCGGAGAACTTCGTCGACGTCCACCCGAACGACGCCGAGCGGTACGGGATCGAAGACGGCGAGAAGGTCCTCCTCAAATCGCGCCGCGGCGAGATCACCGTCGAAGCGCAGGTCACCGAGGACATCAAGGAGGGATCGGTCTGGACGACGCCGCACTTCGCAGCCGCGTCCGCGAACCGGCTGACCAACGACGTACTCGACGAACGGTCGAAGATACCCGAATACAAGGCCGCAGCCGCGGATATCGAGGTCGGCCTCGAGCCCGCGCCGGACGCGGAGTCGGCGGCTGACGACTAG
- a CDS encoding ABC transporter substrate-binding protein, with the protein MDIDTQQAALDDHHDDPGDLPVMRARFEHNGSPRYLLYTIKRFGFDRDHGFHLDVELVSDELEDGLETVEAKLHEGDADLIDIDYISTARERVGGAPIVAFHPYGRTVGGLVVHEDSAIEGLTDLRDCRVGVVRRLDKNWILTRAACREYHDFDPEDEAISVEAGSKVELTRMLRDGEVDAALQFWQIVPEIVETGPYREALPMADLVQRLSGADETLPISTFLTSEDYLAESPDAVEGFKRAYADAVERLQTDDDLWAELGERMMYEDDPAVVRGIRDGWREMVVADWDGEKVAAMERLFDHLLEVAGKDALGVDHIPEDMFRLEVTPTQ; encoded by the coding sequence ATGGATATCGACACCCAACAGGCCGCGCTCGACGACCACCACGACGACCCCGGCGATCTGCCGGTGATGCGAGCGCGGTTCGAGCACAACGGCAGTCCGCGCTACCTGCTCTATACGATCAAGCGGTTCGGCTTCGACCGCGACCACGGCTTCCACCTCGACGTCGAACTCGTCTCGGACGAACTCGAGGACGGACTCGAGACTGTCGAGGCGAAACTCCACGAGGGGGACGCGGACCTGATCGACATCGACTACATCTCGACGGCCCGCGAGCGGGTCGGCGGCGCGCCGATCGTGGCCTTCCACCCCTACGGGCGGACAGTTGGGGGGCTCGTCGTCCATGAGGACTCCGCCATCGAGGGCCTGACGGACCTCCGCGACTGCCGCGTCGGCGTCGTCCGCCGGCTCGACAAGAACTGGATTCTCACGCGGGCCGCCTGCCGCGAGTACCACGACTTCGATCCCGAGGACGAGGCGATATCCGTCGAAGCGGGCTCGAAAGTCGAACTCACGCGAATGCTGCGCGACGGCGAGGTCGACGCCGCCCTCCAGTTCTGGCAGATCGTCCCCGAGATCGTCGAGACTGGCCCGTACCGCGAGGCGCTGCCGATGGCCGACCTCGTCCAGCGGCTCTCTGGTGCCGACGAGACGCTCCCGATTTCGACGTTTCTCACGAGCGAGGACTACCTCGCCGAGTCGCCCGACGCCGTCGAGGGATTCAAACGCGCCTACGCCGACGCGGTCGAGCGGCTGCAAACCGACGACGACCTCTGGGCGGAACTCGGCGAGCGCATGATGTACGAGGACGACCCCGCCGTCGTCCGCGGCATCCGCGACGGCTGGCGCGAGATGGTCGTCGCCGACTGGGACGGCGAGAAGGTGGCGGCGATGGAGCGGCTGTTCGACCACCTGCTCGAGGTCGCCGGGAAGGACGCGCTCGGCGTCGACCATATTCCCGAGGACATGTTCCGGCTGGAGGTGACTCCGACCCAATGA